The Piliocolobus tephrosceles isolate RC106 chromosome 12, ASM277652v3, whole genome shotgun sequence genome includes the window CCCCACCCAAGTGCCCAGTGGACTGCCCAGTGTGACAACTGTGCAATAAGTTCCTGTTCAACTGAACATGGGTAGTACATACCTAGTTTTGCGTTTTTCAACTTTTGCCGCACCGTGTTTCTTCTTTGAAGGTCCACGCTTCTTACGTCCTTTACCAGCTGAAAAAATAATAGGTTACTTGTACCCCAAAAATTGGTACCATCAAGAGACTAACAGAAAGGTAAACCCAAAAGGAGCCCTCACAGCCAAGCCCAGTGCAACATCTCTAAACAAAACTGTCTGAAGTGGCATACTGCCGTCATCATTCTCAACCATCTCACCCACGTGAATCACAGAGCTGCCAGCAGCATGAGCTGGGCAGGATTCTGTCACAGGCACCAAGGACTATGAAGGTCCAGGAGTGTGCCCTTAGGAAGCTAGGTGGTGTGGGCAACTGAAGCATGCACAGTCGAAGGGGTGGTACAGTACAGCTCACACACCTGCTCCGATGAGTGGCTCATATCCTAGGCAGCACCTTCACTCAGCTTGCAGGGCAAGGCagatctttctgccttggcctagGACCCATCCTGCCAGCTGCTCTAGCTAAAGGTTTATGTATCAATAGTGTCATTCATATATCCAAAAAACTTATTGAACCTCTATCACGTGCCAAGCACCAGGCCAAATCCTGAGAGAGACTAAAAGATGAGGAAGAGTCCTCCCATGAAGAGGCTCACAGTCTACCGGGACGGGGTAGGGAAGGGGACCGACTCGGGAACATATTCTAACAGTATGACTAGtgctttagtagagatgggctctaGAACTTTGGTAACTCAGGAGACAGGAGCCACTCTGACTCACGACTTCATAGAGGAAGTGATAATTGGGCTGGGTcctaagaaaaataagatatcCTCAGAACAGAAGGTTCAGGGAGACAGCACTCCAGGCTAGTGAACAGCAGATACCAAGATATAGGAGCATGAGAAAGGTGTGGGCATTCCTCCCCTGTTCCCAGAACCATCCTTTCACTGGATGGATGCCTCCTTGGGCCACAAGGAAGTTGCTGAAATGGCACAGGGTTGACAGGGAGGACAGGCAGACTGGATACGACAGGCACATTTGGCAGGCAAGGCACATTCAGTGGGACAGGCATACTTGGCATGACTGACTTACCAGGTGTCACagatatatttttggtttttgcctTCCTCTTCCTCAGTGGCTCCACTGTATTTTTGGTCTTTGCCTGCCTTTTCCTCAGCCGTTCCACAATAGTTTTGGTTTTGCCCTTCTGTTGTTTTAGTGGCTCCACAATAGTTTTGGTTTCTGAATTCCTTTTCCCTGATTGTTCCACCACAGGTGCAGGCTCTTCCTCAGCTGGCAGCTTTCTCTCTGAAACTTCAAGGTTAGCCTCAGGATCACTTGGTGGTTCGCTGAGATTCTCACCAAGATCCTGCTCACCAGCATTATCAGATGAATCGTGCTGGGAGACAGCAGCCTCACCCAGCTCTTCTTCATTTGAGGCAATCTGGCCTTCATTACACAAATCTTCTGCTGGCACAGGAACTTCCAAATCATTACTATTGTTGTCAGGAACTTCCAAATCATTACTATTGTCGTCGAGAACATCTGAATCATTACTGTTGTCGTCGGGAGTTCCCGAATCATTACTGTTGTCGTTGGGAACTTCCGAATCATTACTGTTGTCGTCGGGAGTTCCTGAATCATTACTGTTGTCGTCGGGAACTTCCGAATCATTACTGTTGTCGTCGGAAGTTCCCGAATCATTACTGTTGTCGTCGGGAGTTTCCGAATCATTACTGTTGTCGTCGGAAGTTCCCGAATCATTACTGTTGTCGTCGGAAGTTCCCGAATCATTACTGTTGTCGTCAGGGGTTCCCGAATCATTACTGCTGTCGTTGGGAGCTTCTGAATCATTACTGTTGTCGTCGGGAACATCCGAATCATTACCGTTGTCACTGGGAACTTCTGAATCACTACTGTAGTCCTTGGGAGCTTCTGAATCATTGCTCTTGTCATTGGGAGCTTCCGAATCCTTGCTGTTGTTGTCGGGAGCTTCCGAATCCTNNNNNNNNNNCCGAATCCTTGCTGTTGTTGTCGGGAGCTTCCGAAtccttgctgttgcttttggGAACTTCCAAATCATTACTGTTGTTGTCGTCACTGTCATCATCACTAATAACTATTGGAGGTTCCTGGATGGTAGGCTTCACATAACGACACTCTGGACTCTCATCTGAAATTCGAGAGACAcgatcatatataaatatactccCTCCACCACCTCCTGTATGCACTGAATTTCAGCAGATTATTTCGCACGAATTAAACAAGACAGGAACTGTGGCGTTTCGAACAGCAGTTaagaatcaattattttaaaggggacaccaacaaatggaaagattccatgttcatggattggaagaatcaaattgttaaaatgcccatactacctaaagaaatgtacagattcaatacaatccctatcaaaataccaaagacattcctcacagaactagaaaaaaattatcctaaaatttatatggaaccatgaAAGGCCCAGAATAGCCTAagttatcctgagcaaaaagGACAAAAGTGGAGGAATCACATAACTTGACTCCAAATtacactacagagctatagtaaccaaaacagcatagtactggcataaaaacagataacataggccaatggaatagaatagagaacccagaaacaaatccacacacctacagtgaactcattttagaaaaaggtgccaagaacatacactggcaAAAAcgaagtctcttcaataaatggtcctgggaaacttggatatccatatgcaaaagaatgaatctagactcctatctcttgctatacaaaaaccaaatcaaaatggattaaagacataaatctaagacctcaaactatgaaactactacaagaaaacattggggaaaatctccaggacatcagtctgggcaaagatttcttgagcaataccccacaagcactggcaaccaaagcaaaaatggacaaatgggatcacattaagttaaaaagcttccgcacagcaaaggaaacaatcaacaaagtgaagagacaacccacagaataggataaaatatctgcaaactacccatctgacaagagattaataactaAAGTATATACAGAGGTCAAACaactttataggaaaaaaaaaatctaataatccaatgaAAAAATGGGACAAAAGatctgagcagacatttctcaaaagaagacatacaaatggcaaacaggcatatgaaaaggtgttcaacatcattgatcatcagagaattgcaaatcaaaaaacTATAATGaatgaccaggcacggtggctcacacctgtaaccccagcagtttgggaggccgaggcggatggattatctgaggtcaggagtttgagaccagcctggccaacatggtaaaacccaatttccactaaaaatacaaatattagccaggtatggtggtgcgtgcctgtagtcccagctacttgggacgctgaggcacgagaattgcttgaacctgggaggcgggggttatactgagctgagatcacaccactgtactccagcctgggtgagagtgagagtgtctcaaacaaaacaaaggacaaaaaaaaaaaactacaatgaggtatcatctcaccccagttaaaatggcttttagcCAAAAGACTGGtgagaatgagaagaaaagggaacccttgtacactgctcataggaatgtaaattagtacaaccacccTGAAGAACAGTTTGATgggtcctcaaaaaactaaaaacagagctaccatacAATTCAGCAAACCCACTGCTGCATAcgtacccaaaagaaagaaaatcagtgtatcaaagagatatctgcactcctgtgtttgctgtagcactgttcacaatagccaagatttgaaacaacctatgtgcccatcaacagatgaatggaggtcgggcatggtggctagcgcctgtaatcccagcacattgggaggccagggcacacggatcacttgaggtcaggagtttgagaccagcctggccaaaacggtgaaaccccatctctactaaaaatacaaaaattagccaggtatggtggagggtgcctgtagtcccagctactcaggaggctgaggcagcagagtcgcttgaacccagtaggcagaggctgcaatgagccgagattgcgcccctgcactccagcctgggcagcagagcaagattctgttgcaaaaaaaaacagaatgcataaagaaaatgtggtatatatgcacaatggagcAATGGAGTACTgctcaaccataaaaaagaatgagatcctgtcacttgcaacaacatggatggaactggaggtcattatgtaaagtgaaataagccaggcacagaaagacaaacttcatgttttttttcgttgctgttgttattgttgttcgagatggagtcttgctctgccaccaggctggaatgcagtggcgcgatcttggctcaccgcaatctccgcctcccgggttccagcaattctcctgccttagcctcccgagtaacggggactacaggcacgcaccaccacacccagctaatttttgtatttttagtagagatgtggtttcaccatgttggccaggctggtcttgatcttttgacctcatgatccacctgcctcgaactcccaaagtgctgagattacaggcgtgagccaccacacgcatgttctcatttatatgtggggtctaaaaatgaaaacaattgaactaatggagatagagaatagaagaatggttaccagaggcagggaaggagagtgGAGGGGTGTGGaaaggtggggatggttaatgggtgcaaaaaaatagaaagaataagatctACTATTTAATAGCGCAACAGGATGACTATAAGTCAATAACTTAACtgtgcatttgaaaataattaaaagagcaTAACCggattgcttgtaacacaaaggataaatgcttgaggggacagATACTGCATTctctatgatgtgattattacacattgcatgcttgtatcaaaacatctcatgtaccccataaatatatacacctattatctactcacaaaaataaaaaattattttttaaaaaagaaacttattttagattgtttttccctctattttttatttcactgagagcAGTGACAGATCAAAT containing:
- the GCNA gene encoding LOW QUALITY PROTEIN: acidic repeat-containing protein (The sequence of the model RefSeq protein was modified relative to this genomic sequence to represent the inferred CDS: deleted 1 base in 1 codon), producing MAGGKVACHREVETVARRAPKTQASSVIVIDSDSDNECYTYEEKKAKLLEINSDDESPECRYVKPTIQEPPIVISDDDSDDNNSNDLEVPKSNSKDSEAPDNNSKDSXXXXDSEAPDNNSKDSEAPNDKSNDSEAPKDYSSDSEVPSDNGNDSDVPDDNSNDSEAPNDSSNDSGTPDDNSNDSGTSDDNSNDSGTSDDNSNDSETPDDNSNDSGTSDDNSNDSEVPDDNSNDSGTPDDNSNDSEVPNDNSNDSGTPDDNSNDSDVLDDNSNDLEVPDNNSNDLEVPVPAEDLCNEGQIASNEEELGEAAVSQHDSSDNAGEQDLGENLSEPPSDPEANLEVSERKLPAEEEPAPVVEQSGKRNSETKTIVEPLKQQKGKTKTIVERLRKRQAKTKNTVEPLRKRKAKTKNISVTPAGKGRKKRGPSKKKHGAAKVEKRKTRTRKCKVPGCFLRGLEKSKRYSGKNLKRNRDELVRRIYDLFNRSVCDKKLPEKLRIRWNNKMLKTAGSCSTGEMWYPKRHRFAEIQIGLKVCDSADRIRDTLIHEICHAASWLIDGIRDSHGNTWRYYARKSNRIHPELPKVTRCHNYKINYKVHYECTGCKTRIGRHTKSLDTSRFICGKCKGSLVMLPLTRKHGTRIVPHV